The Streptococcus sanguinis genomic sequence AGCTAATGAAGAATATGTACCACCATACGGAACAGGCGGAACCCTTTATATTCGGCCTCTCTTGATTGGAGTTGGCGATATTATTGGCGTGAAACCAGCTGAAGAATACATTTTCACTATCTTTGTAATGCCAGTCGGCAATTACTTCAAAGGCGGTCTGACTCCGACTAACTTCATTGTGTCAGATGACTATGATCGCGCGGCACCGCACGGAACTGGTGCGGCAAAAGTTGGAGGGAATTACGCTGCTAGCTTATTACCCGGAAAGATTGCTAAGGATAAGCATTTCTCTGATGTGATTTATCTGGATCCAGCAACCCATACTAAGATTGAAGAGGTGGGATCTGCCAACTTTTTTGGTATCACAAAGGATAATGAGTTTGTAACACCGCTCAGTCCGTCTATCTTGCCATCCATCACCAAGTACTCTTTGCTTTATCTGGCAGAGCATAGACTAGGGCTCAAACCTATTGAAGGAGATGTTCCTCTGGCAGACTTAGGTAAATTTACTGAAGCGGGAGCTTGTGGAACAGCAGCGGTTATTTCTCCTATTGGTGGTATACAGCACGGTGACGATTTCCATGTCTTTTATAGCGAGACAGAAGTCGGGCCAGTCACTCGCAAGCTATATGACGAATTAACTGGTATTCAATTCGGCGATGTTGAAGCGCCAGAAGGTTGGATTGTAAAAGTATAATCTAAAAACTGTCCTTGATTGGGCAGTTTTTCTGTGATTCTAGCCTAAGATAGCTTGCGCACTCAGCTATTTTCGTGTACAATAGAAATTTGAAAGAGGTAAGTTATGAGTAAGAAAGACAAAAAAATTGAAATTCAAATCACAGACAGTAAAGTGAAGGTCGGAGCAGACCAATTTGACGGTTATAGTCTTGCTATTGGCAAAAAGGTTATTGGTGAGATTGCCGAGCTAGATGGCCAGTTTGCAATCATCAAAAATGGAAATGCTGAAAGTTTTTATAAAAAACTTGAAAGAGCTGTGGAAACTTTGATTGAAACCTATAATTTAAGCAAATAGGGCTTGCATTTTCATTGTATCAATGTTATAATAGATAGCGTTGATTGTCGGAGAGATAGCGAAGAGGCTAAACGCGGCGGACTGTAAATCCGCTCCTTCGGGTTCGGGGGTTCGAATCCCTCTCTCTCCATTCTTTATATTAATGGGGTATAGCCAAGCGGTAAGGCAAGGGACTTTGACTCCCTCATGCGTTGGTTCGAATCCAGCTACCCCAGTTCTTAGGTAATAGATCTGATAAAATAATAAAATGTCTTCTGGTGTTTTATTTCTTTATAGGATGAAAA encodes the following:
- a CDS encoding DUF2969 domain-containing protein → MSKKDKKIEIQITDSKVKVGADQFDGYSLAIGKKVIGEIAELDGQFAIIKNGNAESFYKKLERAVETLIETYNLSK